A genomic window from Balaenoptera acutorostrata chromosome 20, mBalAcu1.1, whole genome shotgun sequence includes:
- the MBTD1 gene encoding MBT domain-containing protein 1 isoform X11 produces MGTCWGDISENVRVEVPNTDCSLPTKVFWIAGIVKLAGYNALLRYEGFENDSGLDFWCNICGSDIHPVGWCAASGKPLVPPRTIQHKYTNWKAFLVKRLTGAKTLPPDFSQKVSESMQYPFKPCMRVEVVDKRHLCRTRVAVVESVIGGRLRLVYEESEDRTDDFWCHMHSPLIHHIGWSRSIGHRFKRSDITKKQDGHFDTPPHLFAKVKEVDQSGEWFKEGMKLEAIDPLNLSTICVATIRKVLADGFLMIGIDGSEAADGSDWFCYHATSPSIFPVGFCEINMIELTPPRGYTKLPFKWFDYLRETGSIAAPVKLFNKDVPNHGFRVGMKLEAVDLMEPRLICVATVTRIIHRLLRIHFDGWEEEYDQWVDCESPDLYPVGWCQLTGYQLQPPASQSSRESQSGSSKQKKKAKSQQYKGHKKKRKMPFGKKPVSLSSLPMTGGVRRSFSGGEELTPPPYRTLPAQTAPEAFPPPRTSREFNPSLKTVTTLQLKEELIDGEDYNFLQGASDQESNGSANFYIKQEP; encoded by the exons ATGGGGACCTGCTGGGGTGATATCTCAGAAAATGTGAGAGTAGAAGTTCCCAATACAGACTGCAGCCTACCTACCAAAGTCTTCTGGATTGCTGGGATTGTAAAATTAGCAG GCTACAATGCCCTTTTAAGATATGAAGGATTTGAAAATGACTCTGGTCTGGACTTCTGGTGCAATATATGTGGTTCTGATATCCATCCAGTTGGTTGGTGTGCAGCCAGTGGAAAACCTCTTGTCCCTCCTAGAA ctattcagCATAAGTATACAAACTGGAAAGCTTTTCTAGTGAAACGACTTACTGGTGCCAAAACACTTCCTCCCGATTTCTCACAAAAG GTTTCAGAGAGCATGCAGTATCCTTTCAAACCTTGCATGAGAGTAGAAGTGGTTGACAAGAGGCATTTGTGTCGAACACGAGTGGCAGTGGTGGAAAGTGTAATTGGAGGAAGATTAAGACTAGTGTATGAAGAGAGTGAAGATAGAACGGATGACTTCTGGTGCCATATGCACAGCCCGTTAATCCATCATATCGGTTGGTCTCGAAGCATAGGCCATCGATTCAAAAGATCTG ATATTACAAAGAAACAGGATGGACATTTTGATACACCACCACATTTATTTGCTAAG GTAAAAGAAGTAGACCAGAGTGGGGAATGGTtcaaagaaggaatgaaattggaagCTATAGACCCATTAAATCTTTCCACAATATGTGTTGCGACCATTAGAAAG GTGCTGGCTGATGGATTCCTGATGATTGGGATCGATGGCTCAGAAGCAGCAGATGGATCTGACTGGTTCTGTTATCATGCAACCTCCCCTTCtattttccctgttggtttctgTGAAATTAACATGATTGAACTTACTCCACCCAGAG GTTACACAAAACTTCCTTTTAAATGGTTTGACTACCTCAGGGAAACTGGCTCCATTGCAGCACCAGTAAAACTATTTAATAAG GATGTTCCAAATCACGGGTTTCGCgtaggaatgaaattagaagcaGTAGATCTCATGGAGCCACGGTTAATATGTGTAGCCACAGTGACTCGAATTATTCATCGTCTCTTGAGGATACATTTTGATGGATGGGAAGAAGAATATGATCAGTGGGTAGACTGTGAGTCCCCTGACCTCTATCCTGTAGGGTGGTGTCAATTAACTGGATATCAACTACAGCCTCCAGCATCACAGT CATCAAGAGAAAGCCAATCAGGTTcatcaaaacagaagaaaaaggctAAGTCCCAGCAATACAAAGGACATAAGAAAA AGAGGAAGATGCCATTTGGGAAGAAGCCTGTCAGTTTGTCGAGCCTGCCCATGACAGGTGGGGTACGGAGGAGCTTCTCTGGTGGCGAAGAGTTGACTCCTCCTCCATATCGAACCCTTCCAGCACAGACTGCCCCGGAGGCCTTCCCACCTCCCCGCACTAGCCGAGAGTTCAATCCCAGCCTCAAAACAG